A genomic window from Mycolicibacterium rufum includes:
- a CDS encoding FAS1-like dehydratase domain-containing protein, giving the protein MAAADELRDRVGEKIHFRGADSVTQNDIRRKLEVFTFSCPLHDDEAAAKAHGYLGVVAPVTMTPLWGLPPYWAPGQPSPYLVDGQEMTGNITDTLALPFSRSVNVSSEWQYHTPLYLGDRLQGTTTIISVEQKRTRVGTGVFLQYESEYVKVSGELVALNRNTVFNYDPDDASRPEPGTSARAQQGDRGPRTRSVDDADTSVDWNTPLQFDDVTVGAQVRGPALALTYQRMVMNIAADRMFSGIHHSAAAAHAAGLADIIFNTRGLETLFETGLRRWMGLRGRLVQLGPFKMSASVHPGDVVQARWTVTGKHAQAGADVVDLEFGVFAGDRQAAQGVAAIHLNGKKQC; this is encoded by the coding sequence ATGGCCGCCGCTGACGAGTTGCGCGATCGTGTCGGTGAGAAGATCCACTTTCGAGGCGCCGACTCGGTGACGCAGAACGACATCCGCCGCAAACTGGAGGTTTTCACCTTTTCCTGTCCGCTGCATGACGACGAGGCGGCAGCGAAGGCGCACGGCTACCTCGGCGTTGTGGCCCCGGTGACGATGACCCCGCTGTGGGGGCTGCCGCCGTATTGGGCACCCGGACAGCCCAGTCCCTATCTGGTCGACGGGCAGGAGATGACGGGCAACATCACCGACACGCTGGCTCTGCCGTTCAGCCGATCGGTCAACGTCAGCAGCGAGTGGCAGTACCACACACCGCTGTACTTGGGGGACAGGTTGCAGGGGACTACGACGATCATCTCGGTAGAGCAGAAGCGCACCCGGGTGGGTACCGGAGTCTTCCTGCAATACGAGTCGGAGTACGTGAAGGTTTCGGGAGAACTGGTGGCGCTCAACCGAAATACCGTCTTCAACTACGACCCAGACGACGCCTCCAGGCCTGAGCCCGGCACTTCGGCCCGCGCCCAGCAGGGCGACCGAGGTCCCCGCACGCGCTCAGTGGACGATGCCGATACCAGTGTCGACTGGAACACGCCACTTCAGTTCGACGACGTTACGGTCGGTGCGCAAGTGCGCGGACCGGCTCTGGCCCTGACTTACCAGCGCATGGTGATGAACATTGCCGCGGATCGCATGTTTTCCGGGATACACCACAGCGCCGCGGCCGCTCATGCCGCGGGGCTTGCCGACATCATCTTCAATACTCGTGGCCTGGAAACTCTTTTCGAGACCGGGCTTCGTCGATGGATGGGCCTTCGCGGCAGGTTGGTGCAGCTGGGTCCGTTTAAGATGAGTGCCTCAGTTCACCCGGGCGACGTGGTGCAGGCGCGATGGACGGTGACCGGCAAGCATGCGCAGGCAGGCGCAGACGTCGTAGATCTCGAATTCGGTGTCTTCGCCGGGGATCGGCAAGCGGCGCAAGGGGTTGCCGCCATTCATCTCAACGGCAAAAAGCAATGCTGA
- a CDS encoding Rieske 2Fe-2S domain-containing protein: MAPDATTMRTLENARGSILKGRLPASLIANAALYELELKRVFGRTWQFLCHEDEIPNAGDYVVRYIADNSIIVARQQDMTIRAMSNSCRHRGTLLCRTESGNESAFQCPYHGWTYRNNGDLIAIPAQQAVYGAAFDKSRLGLRALPMLDSYAGLVFGCVSDEAPGLDEYLGDMRWYLDLMMKKSPAGLEAWGAPQRWVIDANWKTGADNFVGDGYHTVMTHRSMCELGLLPPDNVAVSPAHVSLSGGHGAGVLGAPPGIPAPPYMGYPEEVVSGLSEGYGDDVHGELLKRTMFIHGNVFPNLSFLNAFIAKDGQSMPMPILTLRQWRPLDAARMEVWSWFFVERNAPEEFKQQSFETYVRTFGVGGVFEQDDAEIFQAITKGTRGELAGGVELNLEMGLDNLAPDPTWLGPGRPLASGYAEQNQREYWKQYFDYLTTPRRDENV; the protein is encoded by the coding sequence ATGGCGCCTGATGCGACGACAATGCGAACATTAGAGAATGCGCGCGGCTCCATCCTAAAGGGTCGCCTCCCTGCATCTCTCATCGCTAATGCAGCGCTTTACGAGCTTGAATTGAAGCGAGTATTTGGTAGGACCTGGCAGTTTCTCTGCCACGAAGACGAGATCCCCAATGCGGGTGACTATGTAGTGCGCTACATCGCTGATAACTCAATTATTGTCGCGCGGCAGCAGGATATGACGATTCGGGCGATGTCGAACTCGTGTCGGCACCGCGGCACGCTGCTTTGCCGAACCGAGTCTGGGAATGAGTCGGCGTTCCAGTGTCCGTACCACGGTTGGACCTATCGAAACAACGGTGATCTCATCGCGATACCTGCGCAGCAGGCAGTGTACGGTGCTGCGTTCGACAAGAGTCGGCTAGGGTTGCGCGCTCTGCCGATGCTGGACTCGTACGCGGGCCTTGTCTTCGGGTGTGTGTCGGATGAGGCGCCGGGACTGGATGAGTACCTCGGGGACATGCGCTGGTATCTCGACTTGATGATGAAGAAGAGCCCGGCCGGCCTTGAGGCGTGGGGTGCCCCGCAGCGTTGGGTGATTGACGCGAACTGGAAGACCGGCGCCGATAACTTTGTTGGGGACGGCTATCACACGGTCATGACGCACCGTTCGATGTGCGAGCTGGGGTTGTTACCGCCCGATAATGTGGCCGTTTCGCCGGCCCACGTCAGCCTATCGGGCGGGCACGGGGCGGGCGTTCTAGGCGCACCACCCGGCATACCCGCACCGCCGTACATGGGCTATCCCGAGGAAGTCGTCTCCGGTCTCAGCGAGGGTTACGGCGATGACGTCCATGGCGAGTTGCTGAAACGGACGATGTTCATTCATGGCAATGTGTTCCCGAACTTGTCCTTCTTGAACGCCTTCATCGCCAAGGACGGGCAGTCTATGCCGATGCCCATTCTGACCTTGCGGCAATGGCGTCCCTTGGACGCAGCTCGTATGGAGGTGTGGTCGTGGTTCTTCGTGGAGCGCAACGCGCCCGAAGAGTTCAAGCAGCAGTCGTTTGAGACTTATGTTCGGACGTTCGGGGTCGGGGGTGTCTTCGAGCAGGATGACGCCGAGATATTCCAGGCTATTACCAAGGGAACACGCGGCGAGTTGGCTGGTGGTGTGGAGCTGAACCTGGAGATGGGACTGGACAATCTGGCTCCTGATCCAACGTGGCTGGGCCCGGGACGACCGTTGGCCAGTGGCTACGCCGAACAGAATCAGCGCGAGTACTGGAAGCAGTACTTCGACTATCTGACCACACCGAGAAGGGATGAGAACGTATGA
- a CDS encoding aromatic ring-hydroxylating oxygenase subunit alpha, whose amino-acid sequence MTLKMSTSGGSDTTARSLVDVDRGEISREIFTDASIFNRELEYLFPRSWLFVGHASQVSAPGQFFSSRMGSDPVLLTRDAQGGVNVLLNSCRHRGMAVCRYDEGRALQFTCPYHGWSYSMDGSLVSTPGDLHGVPQQGMAYGNGLDKAAWGLVRAAKVHNYKGLVFACWDPSAPEFDEYVGDFHHWLDNLSDAFDGTEGGTEVFRGVQKWRIKSNWKFVSENFLGDTYHGATTHASVEQVGIGPGGRNSRRHGERQDQGGFSKGRVKTSFRMGHGASDNLAYEIPYPEFAEEPALSEYFSQAWAVRKERLQAQGRLLGGRGPATMFPNMSFSAGFPRTILVSHPISPTETEVWRWYLVDKNAPDDVRDWLRRYYMRYSGPGGMTEQDDMENWNYATQASQGVIARRYPYNYQQGLGKETPSELDQAVHSHQPIAGEVNARAFYRRWAEFTDNLSWPLLIELAKSDERAARS is encoded by the coding sequence ATGACGTTAAAAATGAGTACTTCAGGCGGTTCGGACACGACCGCTCGTAGTCTCGTCGATGTCGATCGCGGGGAGATCAGTCGCGAAATCTTCACCGATGCTTCGATTTTCAACCGTGAGTTGGAGTATTTGTTTCCGCGGAGCTGGTTGTTTGTGGGTCATGCCTCGCAGGTCTCTGCGCCGGGTCAGTTCTTCTCGTCGAGGATGGGCTCGGATCCGGTGTTGTTGACCCGTGACGCTCAGGGTGGTGTGAATGTCTTGCTCAATTCGTGCCGACATCGGGGTATGGCGGTGTGTCGCTACGACGAGGGTCGCGCGCTCCAGTTCACCTGTCCCTATCATGGCTGGTCGTACTCGATGGACGGTTCGCTGGTGTCCACCCCGGGGGATTTGCACGGTGTGCCGCAGCAGGGCATGGCCTACGGCAACGGCCTTGACAAAGCGGCCTGGGGACTTGTCAGGGCTGCCAAGGTGCACAATTACAAGGGCCTGGTATTCGCGTGCTGGGATCCATCAGCCCCGGAGTTCGATGAATACGTTGGGGACTTTCATCATTGGCTGGATAACCTGTCTGATGCTTTTGATGGTACGGAAGGTGGTACCGAGGTGTTCCGTGGGGTGCAGAAGTGGCGCATCAAATCAAATTGGAAATTCGTCTCAGAGAATTTCTTGGGCGATACCTATCACGGGGCGACGACCCATGCCTCGGTTGAACAGGTGGGCATCGGGCCGGGTGGCAGAAATTCACGACGTCACGGTGAACGACAGGATCAGGGTGGTTTTTCGAAGGGCCGTGTGAAGACGTCGTTTCGGATGGGCCATGGCGCGTCGGACAATCTGGCGTATGAGATTCCCTATCCTGAGTTCGCCGAAGAACCGGCCTTGAGTGAGTACTTCTCCCAGGCGTGGGCGGTCCGCAAGGAGCGACTGCAGGCGCAGGGCAGACTGCTCGGTGGTCGTGGCCCGGCGACGATGTTCCCCAATATGTCGTTTTCGGCCGGTTTTCCGCGGACGATCCTGGTGTCACATCCGATCAGCCCGACCGAAACCGAGGTGTGGCGCTGGTATCTCGTCGACAAGAACGCACCCGATGATGTGCGTGACTGGTTGCGCCGCTATTACATGCGCTACTCGGGTCCTGGAGGGATGACGGAGCAAGACGATATGGAGAACTGGAATTACGCGACGCAGGCCAGCCAGGGCGTGATAGCCCGGCGCTACCCCTACAACTATCAGCAGGGTCTCGGCAAGGAAACTCCCAGTGAGCTCGACCAGGCGGTGCATTCTCACCAGCCCATCGCTGGCGAGGTGAATGCACGCGCCTTTTACCGGCGATGGGCCGAGTTCACCGACAACCTCTCGTGGCCCCTACTCATCGAACTCGCCAAATCCGACGAGAGAGCCGCACGGTCGTGA
- a CDS encoding MarR family winged helix-turn-helix transcriptional regulator: protein MAALGCHGRPIRSAAYWRRATVDQTGLPFSRIRILLRLSRGSMTVKEVAHAVTIDPPAATVSVNDLEDRGLVMRQTIPTNRRYKVVSLTDAGWSMVATINAVDDPAPEALAALEGNELRALRDAIARVSAAAKH from the coding sequence ATTGCTGCTCTCGGGTGCCATGGCCGACCGATTCGGTCGGCGGCGTATTGGAGGCGAGCGACCGTCGACCAGACGGGCCTACCTTTCAGTCGCATCCGGATCCTGCTCCGGCTGTCCCGCGGTTCGATGACCGTCAAAGAGGTCGCGCACGCCGTGACAATCGATCCCCCGGCGGCCACGGTGTCCGTCAACGATCTGGAGGACCGCGGCCTAGTCATGCGTCAGACTATTCCCACCAACCGGCGGTACAAAGTGGTATCACTGACCGACGCCGGCTGGTCGATGGTGGCCACCATCAATGCGGTCGACGACCCGGCTCCCGAAGCGCTTGCGGCACTTGAGGGTAATGAACTGAGGGCGCTGCGCGATGCGATAGCAAGAGTCAGCGCCGCCGCCAAACACTGA
- a CDS encoding 3-phenylpropionate/cinnamic acid dioxygenase subunit beta gives MSATGDEISTRQDAVEKLLLQAEIADFLYREADLLDERRYSEWLGLLTEDYEYSVPLRTNVAYDDLAQLEQTQQGSDICWFDEGKETVALRVEQLMTGLHWAEEPVSRVSHLVTNVRIEAVEDAEVEVSCRFLVYRNRVTDETDFLVGRRRDRLRRSVAGDWQLCRRRLLLDQAVLLAKNLSIIL, from the coding sequence GTGAGTGCAACGGGCGACGAAATTTCCACGAGGCAGGACGCGGTAGAAAAGTTGCTGCTACAGGCCGAAATCGCCGACTTTCTTTATCGGGAAGCCGACCTGCTCGACGAACGACGTTACTCCGAATGGCTCGGTCTGCTCACCGAGGACTACGAGTACTCCGTTCCACTGCGGACGAACGTGGCGTACGACGACCTCGCGCAGCTGGAACAGACTCAGCAAGGTAGCGACATCTGCTGGTTCGACGAGGGGAAGGAGACGGTCGCTTTGCGGGTGGAGCAGCTGATGACGGGACTGCACTGGGCGGAAGAACCCGTCTCGCGAGTGTCACACCTCGTCACCAACGTGCGTATCGAGGCGGTAGAAGACGCGGAAGTCGAGGTGAGCTGCCGCTTCCTGGTGTACCGGAATCGGGTCACCGATGAAACGGATTTTCTGGTCGGCCGCCGCAGGGACCGATTGCGGCGCAGTGTGGCTGGCGATTGGCAACTGTGTCGTCGCCGGCTACTCCTGGACCAGGCGGTGCTGCTTGCCAAGAACCTCTCGATCATCCTGTGA
- a CDS encoding thiolase family protein, with translation MSSLRDKACIVGVGHTAYRRDGTESATDLGLQLEAAHAAIVDAGLSAGEIDGLICPINGGMAEDFIANLGLTHVRYAVTSHTGGAASVAALATAAMAVWSGVARHVLIPAGWCGYSGPRARGMASSADMAIGKVVRDYYAPQGAVSAVHQYALVADRYVRKYDVPPEAMGAVAVAFRANAQLNSNAVMCGRELTMQDYLDAPPISTPFRLFDCSLETDGAAAVVVSAADRAADSPHRPVFVMSVAESRPFPVDEFANRADPLEIGLAEAAPRAFADAGVTPSDIDLLEVYDSFTVNVLRQIESAGFCKPGEAADFVLDGCIAADGSLPTNLNGGLLSEAHVQGMNNLVEAVRQLRGGLPQRQVHNAELAVVTGMGGGWGSGALAILRR, from the coding sequence TTGAGTTCGCTGCGCGACAAGGCCTGCATCGTCGGCGTTGGTCATACGGCCTACCGTCGTGATGGCACTGAGTCGGCAACGGACCTTGGCCTGCAACTCGAAGCGGCCCATGCCGCGATCGTGGATGCCGGGCTGTCGGCTGGCGAGATCGATGGGCTCATCTGCCCGATCAACGGTGGCATGGCCGAAGATTTCATCGCGAATCTCGGCCTGACGCATGTTCGTTACGCGGTGACTTCCCATACCGGAGGCGCGGCAAGTGTGGCGGCCCTGGCAACTGCGGCGATGGCGGTTTGGTCGGGCGTCGCGCGGCATGTCCTCATTCCCGCGGGCTGGTGTGGGTACTCAGGTCCGCGTGCCCGCGGGATGGCATCGAGCGCGGACATGGCGATAGGCAAGGTTGTCCGGGACTATTACGCGCCACAGGGCGCGGTGTCGGCCGTGCACCAGTATGCGCTCGTGGCCGACCGCTACGTCCGCAAGTATGACGTGCCGCCTGAAGCGATGGGGGCGGTGGCAGTCGCGTTTCGTGCTAACGCGCAGCTCAACTCGAATGCGGTGATGTGCGGCCGTGAGCTGACGATGCAGGACTACCTCGACGCTCCACCGATCAGTACGCCGTTTCGTTTGTTCGATTGCAGTCTGGAGACCGACGGCGCAGCGGCGGTGGTGGTATCAGCGGCCGATCGTGCGGCTGACAGCCCGCACCGGCCGGTGTTTGTGATGAGTGTGGCCGAAAGTCGCCCATTTCCCGTCGATGAGTTCGCCAACAGGGCCGACCCATTGGAGATTGGGCTTGCCGAGGCGGCGCCGCGCGCATTTGCCGACGCTGGTGTCACCCCGTCTGACATCGATCTGCTCGAGGTTTACGACAGTTTCACTGTCAACGTGTTGCGGCAGATCGAATCGGCCGGATTCTGCAAGCCGGGCGAAGCAGCGGATTTCGTTCTCGACGGATGTATCGCCGCTGACGGTTCGTTGCCCACGAATCTCAACGGCGGTTTGTTATCCGAAGCCCACGTGCAAGGCATGAACAATCTGGTCGAGGCGGTGCGGCAGCTGCGCGGTGGTTTACCGCAGCGGCAGGTCCACAATGCGGAGTTGGCGGTAGTGACCGGTATGGGCGGCGGATGGGGTTCAGGTGCTCTCGCGATATTGCGTCGGTGA
- a CDS encoding 2,3-butanediol dehydrogenase: MRAAIYHGREDVRIEELPDPSPRAGEVVIEVARAGICGTDLHEYIAGPMHAAPGVVIGHEYSGTVVGVGSGVREFTEGDRVCGVGVFGCGECGFCKQGAEALCGAVGFIGFAVNGALARYASLPTKALFRIPDEISLAEAAVVEPIASAYHAVRRSGLAAGGTVFIAGAGPIGLALVQFSLAQGATQVIVNEVSATRRVAAHRVGATRVIDPLAEDAVEVVRTLTNGNGVDISFDAAGVQPALDAALGVLRPRGRLMVVAIWEAPAGIDINRSVMREADIGFSFCYEAQRQVPAILDLLATGAINLGELITDEIPLDAVVSQGLEELRVNRDAHVKILIDPSA; this comes from the coding sequence GTGCGCGCAGCTATTTATCACGGTCGCGAAGACGTGCGGATTGAAGAGCTTCCCGACCCGAGTCCACGTGCGGGCGAAGTGGTCATCGAGGTGGCCCGAGCGGGGATCTGCGGCACAGACCTGCATGAGTACATCGCCGGTCCGATGCATGCTGCGCCAGGGGTCGTCATTGGACACGAATATTCCGGGACGGTGGTCGGCGTCGGGTCCGGCGTGCGCGAGTTCACCGAAGGTGACCGAGTCTGCGGCGTCGGCGTTTTCGGCTGCGGTGAATGCGGCTTCTGCAAACAGGGCGCTGAAGCACTCTGCGGAGCAGTCGGTTTCATCGGCTTCGCTGTCAACGGAGCGCTTGCCCGCTACGCGTCGTTGCCGACGAAGGCGTTGTTTCGCATCCCGGATGAGATCAGTCTCGCCGAGGCTGCCGTCGTTGAACCGATCGCGTCGGCGTACCACGCTGTCCGCCGTAGCGGGTTGGCAGCGGGTGGGACCGTCTTCATCGCCGGCGCTGGCCCGATCGGCCTCGCCCTGGTGCAGTTCTCACTTGCCCAAGGTGCGACTCAGGTCATCGTCAATGAGGTTTCGGCGACGCGCCGCGTTGCCGCTCACCGGGTCGGGGCTACGCGCGTAATCGATCCTCTGGCGGAGGATGCAGTTGAGGTGGTTCGGACGTTGACGAACGGAAACGGCGTCGACATCTCCTTCGACGCTGCGGGCGTACAACCCGCGCTTGATGCGGCGCTGGGCGTTCTGCGCCCCCGCGGTCGATTGATGGTCGTGGCGATTTGGGAGGCCCCGGCCGGTATCGACATCAATCGAAGCGTCATGCGCGAAGCAGATATTGGCTTCTCATTTTGTTACGAAGCGCAAAGGCAGGTCCCGGCGATTCTTGACTTACTAGCTACGGGGGCGATCAACCTCGGTGAACTGATCACCGACGAGATCCCGTTGGATGCCGTGGTCAGTCAGGGTCTCGAGGAACTGCGCGTCAACCGCGATGCACACGTAAAAATTCTGATCGACCCATCGGCATAG
- a CDS encoding Zn-ribbon domain-containing OB-fold protein, with translation MRRTGPDVAAPPLPSLEGLTAQFYEHCRREELSFQRCSRCGRWRHVPRLTCAGCGSNSWSWQRSSGRGVVFSHTVIHRALHPGFDEAVPFVCAVVEMDEGVRMVARIVDLVADRTAMLVDAAVEVVYVHAADDVVLPAFRLPAAEVRGNGRR, from the coding sequence GTGAGGCGAACGGGACCGGATGTCGCAGCACCGCCGTTGCCATCTCTGGAAGGTCTCACGGCCCAGTTCTATGAGCATTGCCGACGTGAAGAGCTGTCGTTTCAGCGGTGTTCAAGGTGCGGCCGTTGGCGTCACGTTCCTCGCCTGACGTGTGCTGGCTGCGGCAGTAACTCCTGGTCTTGGCAGAGGTCGTCGGGCAGGGGAGTGGTATTCAGCCACACGGTTATTCACCGCGCGCTGCATCCCGGGTTCGACGAGGCCGTCCCGTTCGTGTGCGCCGTTGTCGAAATGGATGAGGGTGTGCGGATGGTGGCACGGATAGTGGACCTAGTTGCCGACCGGACGGCGATGCTGGTTGATGCGGCCGTCGAGGTTGTCTATGTGCACGCCGCCGATGATGTTGTGCTGCCGGCATTTCGGCTGCCCGCTGCGGAAGTGCGGGGCAATGGCCGCCGCTGA
- a CDS encoding cupin domain-containing protein, translated as MTALKVMTEEMRPLLIGDGYQMFEVRAPESSGPPPHQHPWDESYVVLEGVLWVSRGGEEATLQVGEAIRVPAGVVHAYRVLSDGARWITTSSTPGGALDFFSDVDAASNGPGDVRALIEAAKRNRVEFADPALQ; from the coding sequence GTGACCGCCCTGAAAGTGATGACAGAGGAAATGCGCCCGCTTCTGATCGGCGACGGCTACCAGATGTTCGAGGTGCGCGCACCTGAATCATCTGGACCGCCTCCGCACCAGCATCCCTGGGATGAAAGCTACGTGGTGCTCGAGGGCGTGCTGTGGGTAAGCCGCGGCGGCGAAGAAGCGACCCTGCAGGTGGGTGAGGCGATTCGGGTGCCGGCCGGCGTCGTGCACGCCTATCGCGTTCTCTCTGACGGCGCCCGGTGGATCACGACCTCGTCTACCCCGGGCGGCGCGCTGGATTTCTTCTCCGATGTGGATGCCGCGTCCAACGGCCCCGGCGACGTGAGAGCCCTCATCGAGGCCGCGAAGCGAAACAGGGTCGAATTCGCCGATCCGGCATTGCAATAG
- a CDS encoding aromatic-ring-hydroxylating dioxygenase subunit beta, with product MTTTVPQDPPQAARVSRDVREEIEDFLFDEADLLDRDEFEEWLELLAPDVHYFARVRQTLRRAGGPGFSERSMHLSDNYTSLKMRIQRHRTSSDWAEDPPSRIRHFITNVRVRSGEDGDEYRVTSNALLVRTRGDEAKAETVSAERRDIIRRDETGLKLVQREILLDHTTLPTHNLSFWI from the coding sequence ATGACGACAACGGTGCCGCAGGATCCACCTCAGGCTGCGAGGGTTTCGCGCGACGTGCGCGAGGAAATCGAAGACTTCCTTTTCGACGAGGCCGATCTGTTGGATCGCGATGAGTTCGAAGAGTGGCTGGAATTGCTGGCACCGGATGTGCACTATTTCGCGCGCGTCCGTCAGACGCTTCGCAGAGCAGGTGGCCCGGGGTTCTCTGAGCGCTCTATGCACCTGAGTGATAACTACACGAGTCTGAAGATGCGTATTCAGCGGCACCGAACGTCGTCGGATTGGGCTGAGGATCCTCCGTCGCGGATCCGGCACTTCATCACCAATGTCAGGGTCAGGTCTGGTGAGGACGGCGATGAGTACCGTGTGACGTCGAATGCGTTGCTGGTGCGCACACGCGGGGACGAAGCCAAGGCGGAGACAGTTTCTGCCGAGCGCCGAGACATTATTCGTCGCGACGAGACGGGTTTGAAACTGGTCCAGCGCGAGATCCTGCTGGATCACACCACGTTGCCCACGCACAACCTGTCATTCTGGATCTAA
- a CDS encoding ferredoxin → MSVIKADVEVCQGYANCVVAAADVFDIGDAGTVVILDDTVAESDEARIVTAIRSCPVSALRLETA, encoded by the coding sequence ATGAGTGTTATCAAGGCGGACGTGGAGGTCTGCCAGGGCTACGCGAACTGTGTCGTTGCAGCGGCCGACGTCTTCGACATCGGTGATGCGGGAACTGTTGTCATTCTTGATGACACGGTAGCCGAGAGCGATGAGGCGCGGATTGTCACGGCGATTCGCAGTTGCCCCGTCTCGGCTCTACGCCTCGAAACGGCCTGA
- a CDS encoding CaiB/BaiF CoA transferase family protein: protein MSANMESLFDGLTILELGHVIAAPFAASLIGDFGAQVIKIEDPGSGDMLRRSGPRKDGVPLWWKSAARNKSSVAVDLRLAEGQALVRKMVERADVVIENFRPGTLERWGLGWEELHAANPRLIMLRISGYGQIGPESAKPGYGRVGEAMSGAVHITGHPDRPPTHFGFSLGDVTTGIMGAFAVAGALFKREAIGDRFDGECIDLALYESLFRGIDWQVILYDQLNFVAERQGNQFQVSPSPVSDTYLSGDGVWYTVATGTVRSVQSLLELLGGTTLRNDPKYATQELQMLHREELGEMVRQWFAENNSDIVEKACASSGVVAARIFTPAEMFSSPTFAARQSLVEVADQELGPVRVTGVVPRLTNFPGSVRSTGPGLGIHGQEVLTEWLGMADSEYEALVSSGVVGAVDVDGEVPGH, encoded by the coding sequence GTGTCCGCGAATATGGAGAGTCTGTTCGACGGTCTGACGATCCTCGAGCTGGGGCACGTGATCGCGGCGCCTTTCGCTGCCTCGCTGATCGGCGACTTCGGAGCACAGGTCATCAAGATCGAAGACCCCGGCTCGGGGGACATGTTGCGTAGGTCCGGTCCTCGTAAAGACGGAGTGCCCCTCTGGTGGAAGTCCGCGGCCCGGAACAAGTCAAGCGTCGCTGTCGATCTGCGGCTCGCCGAAGGGCAAGCGCTCGTGCGCAAAATGGTCGAACGCGCAGACGTGGTGATCGAAAACTTCCGCCCGGGAACGCTTGAGCGCTGGGGACTGGGATGGGAGGAGCTGCACGCAGCGAACCCGCGGCTGATCATGTTGCGGATTTCCGGGTACGGCCAGATCGGCCCGGAGAGCGCAAAGCCGGGATATGGACGCGTCGGCGAGGCCATGAGCGGAGCGGTACACATCACCGGGCATCCTGACCGGCCACCGACGCATTTCGGTTTCTCCCTCGGCGATGTCACGACAGGAATCATGGGTGCATTCGCTGTTGCCGGAGCACTGTTCAAACGCGAAGCGATCGGGGATCGCTTCGATGGGGAATGTATCGACCTGGCTCTCTACGAATCACTGTTCCGTGGTATCGACTGGCAGGTCATCCTTTATGACCAGTTGAACTTTGTTGCCGAGCGTCAGGGCAATCAGTTCCAGGTCAGCCCGTCACCGGTGTCAGACACGTATCTCAGTGGCGATGGGGTGTGGTACACCGTGGCGACCGGCACCGTTCGGTCAGTGCAGAGCCTGCTCGAACTGCTGGGCGGCACGACTCTGCGTAACGATCCGAAGTACGCGACTCAGGAACTGCAGATGTTGCACCGCGAGGAGCTCGGCGAGATGGTTCGCCAGTGGTTCGCCGAAAACAACTCCGATATCGTCGAAAAGGCCTGCGCGAGCTCCGGTGTCGTGGCTGCGCGGATCTTCACGCCGGCAGAGATGTTCTCCAGTCCCACGTTCGCGGCTCGCCAGAGCCTGGTCGAGGTCGCCGACCAGGAATTGGGTCCGGTCCGTGTCACCGGGGTGGTACCAAGGCTGACGAACTTTCCCGGATCCGTGCGCAGCACTGGGCCCGGTCTCGGGATCCACGGCCAAGAGGTGCTGACCGAGTGGCTCGGCATGGCCGACTCGGAGTACGAGGCGCTGGTATCGAGTGGCGTTGTCGGGGCGGTCGACGTTGACGGAGAGGTTCCCGGGCATTGA